The following are from one region of the Corylus avellana chromosome ca1, CavTom2PMs-1.0 genome:
- the LOC132187977 gene encoding F-box protein At5g49610 isoform X2 yields the protein MSFRRIPVSGFSSVVLQILARLPVKSLFRSKTVCKLWNRLSSDKYFVQLYNELSVKNPMVLVEVSEASESKSCLICVDNLRGVSEFSLDFLKDRFKVRASCNGLLCCSSIPDKGVYYICNPMTRELRLLPRSRERPVTRFYPDGEAILVGLACDSSSQKFKVVLAGYHRSFGHRSDGTFICLVFDSELNKWTKFVSFQDDHFTHMNRNQVVFVNGSLHWLTGSWSGILVLDLDCEIWRKMPLPEQVSYGSAGNRIYLLESDGCLSVVQISDAWMNIWVLKDYEREEWQLADRVSLRCIRGLVPGIFPISQTGEYVFLATHKQVLVYQRKNRVWKEMYSVKNGSTLPLWFSAHAFRSTIFSCH from the exons ATGAGTTTTCGCCGAATACCCGTATCGGGATTTTCATCTG TTGTTCTTCAAATTCTTGCAAGATTGCCGGTGAAGTCCCTATTCAGAAGCAAAACCGTGTGTAAACTTTGGAACAGATTGTCCTCGGACAAGTATTTTGTCCAGCTCTATAATGAATTGTCTGTCAAGAACCCTATGGTATTGGTTGAGGTCTCAGAGGCATCAGAATCGAAATCTTGCTTGATTTGTGTTGATAATCTGAGGGGTGTTTCTGAATTTTCTTTGGATTTCTTGAAAGATAGATTTAAGGTTAGAGCCTCGTGTAATGGCTTGCTGTGTTGCTCGAGTATTCCTGATAAGGGTGTTTACTATATCTGCAATCCAATGACTAGGGAGTTGAGGTTGCTTCCTAGGAGTAGAGAGAGGCCTGTGACTCGGTTTTACCCTGATGGTGAGGCCATTCTGGTTGGTTTGGCATGCGATTCCTCGAGTCAGAAATTTAAGGTTGTGTTGGCGGGCTATCACCGCTCTTTTGGTCATAGGTCGGATGGAACTTTTATATGCTTGGTTTTTGATTCGGAGTTGAACAAATGGACAAAGTTTGTGTCATTTCAAGATGATCATTTCACGCACATGAATCGGAATCAAGTTGTGTTTGTGAATGGCTCGTTGCATTGGTTGACAGGTAGTTGGTCTGGCATTCTTGTGCTTGATTTGGATTGTGAGATATGGAGGAAGATGCCATTGCCTGAGCAAGTCAGCTATGGTTCTGCTGGGAATAGGATTTATTTGTTGGAATCAGATGGTTGCCTGTCCGTGGTGCAGATATCAGATGCTTGGATGAATATTTGGGTATTGAAAGACTATGAGAGGGAAGAATGGCAATTGGCTGATAGGGTGAGTCTTAGATGTATCAGAGGACTTGTTCCGGGCATTTTCCCGATAAGTCAGACAGGTGAATATGTTTTCCTAGCAACTCATAAGCAGGTGTTGGTGTATCAGCGGAAGAATCGAGTGTGGAAAGAAATGTACTCCGTGAAGAACGGCTCGACGCTTCCATTGTGGTTCTCAGCTCATGCATTCAGGAGCACAATATTCTCCTGTCACTAA
- the LOC132187977 gene encoding F-box protein At5g49610 isoform X1 translates to MSFRRIPVSGFSSGDGFFPDEVVLQILARLPVKSLFRSKTVCKLWNRLSSDKYFVQLYNELSVKNPMVLVEVSEASESKSCLICVDNLRGVSEFSLDFLKDRFKVRASCNGLLCCSSIPDKGVYYICNPMTRELRLLPRSRERPVTRFYPDGEAILVGLACDSSSQKFKVVLAGYHRSFGHRSDGTFICLVFDSELNKWTKFVSFQDDHFTHMNRNQVVFVNGSLHWLTGSWSGILVLDLDCEIWRKMPLPEQVSYGSAGNRIYLLESDGCLSVVQISDAWMNIWVLKDYEREEWQLADRVSLRCIRGLVPGIFPISQTGEYVFLATHKQVLVYQRKNRVWKEMYSVKNGSTLPLWFSAHAFRSTIFSCH, encoded by the exons ATGAGTTTTCGCCGAATACCCGTATCGGGATTTTCATCTG GGGATGGGTTTTTCCCGGACGAAGTTGTTCTTCAAATTCTTGCAAGATTGCCGGTGAAGTCCCTATTCAGAAGCAAAACCGTGTGTAAACTTTGGAACAGATTGTCCTCGGACAAGTATTTTGTCCAGCTCTATAATGAATTGTCTGTCAAGAACCCTATGGTATTGGTTGAGGTCTCAGAGGCATCAGAATCGAAATCTTGCTTGATTTGTGTTGATAATCTGAGGGGTGTTTCTGAATTTTCTTTGGATTTCTTGAAAGATAGATTTAAGGTTAGAGCCTCGTGTAATGGCTTGCTGTGTTGCTCGAGTATTCCTGATAAGGGTGTTTACTATATCTGCAATCCAATGACTAGGGAGTTGAGGTTGCTTCCTAGGAGTAGAGAGAGGCCTGTGACTCGGTTTTACCCTGATGGTGAGGCCATTCTGGTTGGTTTGGCATGCGATTCCTCGAGTCAGAAATTTAAGGTTGTGTTGGCGGGCTATCACCGCTCTTTTGGTCATAGGTCGGATGGAACTTTTATATGCTTGGTTTTTGATTCGGAGTTGAACAAATGGACAAAGTTTGTGTCATTTCAAGATGATCATTTCACGCACATGAATCGGAATCAAGTTGTGTTTGTGAATGGCTCGTTGCATTGGTTGACAGGTAGTTGGTCTGGCATTCTTGTGCTTGATTTGGATTGTGAGATATGGAGGAAGATGCCATTGCCTGAGCAAGTCAGCTATGGTTCTGCTGGGAATAGGATTTATTTGTTGGAATCAGATGGTTGCCTGTCCGTGGTGCAGATATCAGATGCTTGGATGAATATTTGGGTATTGAAAGACTATGAGAGGGAAGAATGGCAATTGGCTGATAGGGTGAGTCTTAGATGTATCAGAGGACTTGTTCCGGGCATTTTCCCGATAAGTCAGACAGGTGAATATGTTTTCCTAGCAACTCATAAGCAGGTGTTGGTGTATCAGCGGAAGAATCGAGTGTGGAAAGAAATGTACTCCGTGAAGAACGGCTCGACGCTTCCATTGTGGTTCTCAGCTCATGCATTCAGGAGCACAATATTCTCCTGTCACTAA